The Parachlamydia acanthamoebae genome includes a region encoding these proteins:
- a CDS encoding MFS transporter: MTFATKKMHLYGTVGFLWLSHLLVDTMIGIWPIYKTIAHIDLAVAGFIAAACAFIGEGMQIFFGMLSDKGHRKILICFGLLCAASSLFFPHVEGPFFLFLLYLFTCLGSGAFHPAAASHIGMLTEHRKSLFIAIFASGGAIGLACSQLAFSHCYHAFDGNTAYLFLPMAALILLIAFFPFATSTALLAKNKHSVSWKGIQKFLSSRELVSLYFCQVCVSSIFWGIIFLLPDILTSRGHVEWICMGGGHFFFVFGGALMMIPSGYLADKYSAKAVILTAIIFGSSIFYTFYFTPLLPPVFILILLFFMGAAFGIINPISVSQGHRLMPSHPGLISAIMMGLAFCLSESIGPGGGGLLAEYFEEDAAAKALAVVGLLCVPAFLNALALSSRQEIAPEQTVECAS; the protein is encoded by the coding sequence ATGACGTTTGCGACAAAAAAAATGCATCTTTATGGAACAGTCGGATTCCTTTGGTTATCCCACCTCCTCGTCGATACAATGATTGGGATTTGGCCAATTTACAAAACAATTGCCCATATTGATTTAGCGGTGGCTGGATTCATCGCCGCAGCCTGCGCTTTTATCGGTGAAGGAATGCAAATTTTTTTTGGGATGCTAAGTGATAAAGGGCATCGTAAAATTCTCATTTGTTTCGGGTTGCTTTGTGCAGCCAGCAGCCTATTCTTTCCTCACGTTGAAGGACCTTTCTTTCTTTTTCTTCTCTATTTATTTACTTGTCTTGGATCTGGTGCTTTTCACCCTGCAGCAGCTAGTCATATAGGGATGCTAACTGAACATCGAAAAAGCTTATTTATTGCCATTTTTGCCTCAGGCGGAGCCATCGGATTAGCTTGCAGCCAATTGGCTTTTTCTCACTGTTATCACGCTTTTGACGGAAATACCGCCTATCTTTTTTTACCCATGGCTGCACTCATTCTCTTGATCGCCTTTTTCCCATTCGCAACATCAACTGCCTTGCTAGCCAAAAACAAGCATTCTGTAAGTTGGAAAGGGATTCAAAAGTTTCTTTCTTCACGAGAGCTGGTGTCGCTCTATTTTTGCCAAGTTTGCGTCAGTTCCATTTTTTGGGGAATTATCTTCCTTCTTCCTGATATACTGACTTCAAGAGGACATGTTGAATGGATTTGCATGGGAGGCGGACATTTCTTTTTCGTATTTGGCGGTGCTTTAATGATGATCCCAAGTGGGTATTTAGCTGATAAATATTCAGCAAAAGCCGTGATCTTAACTGCAATTATTTTTGGTTCCTCGATTTTTTATACATTCTATTTTACCCCTTTACTTCCACCCGTGTTTATTTTAATCTTATTGTTTTTTATGGGAGCAGCATTCGGAATCATTAATCCGATCTCAGTTTCACAGGGCCATCGCTTAATGCCTTCTCATCCTGGTCTTATCAGTGCAATCATGATGGGACTCGCGTTTTGCCTATCGGAAAGCATTGGCCCTGGTGGCGGCGGACTTCTGGCTGAATACTTTGAAGAAGATGCCGCAGCGAAAGCGTTAGCAGTCGTTGGTCTTTTGTGCGTGCCAGCATTTCTAAATGCGTTAGCCCTTTCTTCACGCCAAGAAATCGCCCCGGAGCAAACTGTTGAATGCGCTTCTTAA
- a CDS encoding secretin N-terminal domain-containing protein, with protein sequence MKLNTYNRLFILFALLFSTVILEGQTIAEKKEGIISEGDLSPRMQKFLEEVNKELNEWHKLLENYYSEAYRLYERGAPEQSFKALLVQINSIKDNIRDLENSWRELASTSEDSDGYALWHHPETTVGQLIMDYGSADYVYLMTPDIASLKLSVNSNIPVPRSSWGEMLELILNYNGLGSKVLNPYLRQLYVTKDDRSNLQLITRDRFDLEFVPSYARVCFVLSPQPSEVRRIWYFLDKFTNPNNTTLQMVGRDILIIGQVSEVQELLKIYDFVLANRGDKEYKVLPLSRVEAEEMAKIIGTIFDQLVETTKTTPKPSPSGKGPPIKQNPEPVDPSGGSNGLKVIPLSHIAQAVFLVGTREEIQKAESIIKEVESQVGESRRKTIFWYTTKHSDPNDLADILQRVYELMVQTGTGYEERPPTEVIELPPQPPVVTAAPFATNQPFYNIPTPLAPRPLVPRLYDYGYFLDDTYLVEPNPTRRRWERERENKGNDTRNNFIVDVKTGAIVMVVEVDILPKLKELLKKLDVPKKMVQIEVLLFEKRLNRDNQFGLNLLRTGNAATNTHTTSVQWNNIFPVGASVVHPENAGVFEYLVSRTKTASGIPAYDFAYRFLLSQDDIQINASPSVVAINQTPATIEIAEEISVSTGIFEIPTEGNVTLKDSFARARYGIKIEIIPTIHVREDMNDPEDPVDYVTLETDILFETINPSVDSRPDVTRRHITNQVRIPDQQTVIIGGLRRKNLSDSKESIPYLGEIPGIGKLFSITQLTDSATEMFIFITPKIITEAAEDFDRIRCEEMQRRPGDIPGFLCRLQRAEEAEKNRIFQGYLTMLFGRPPERCIQDCIPRGEYDGR encoded by the coding sequence GTGAAATTAAATACTTATAACCGACTTTTTATTCTATTTGCTCTCCTTTTTAGCACGGTAATCCTGGAAGGACAAACCATTGCTGAAAAAAAAGAAGGAATCATAAGTGAAGGCGATCTCTCCCCTCGTATGCAAAAATTTTTAGAAGAAGTCAATAAAGAGCTCAATGAGTGGCATAAGCTTTTAGAGAATTACTACTCGGAGGCTTACAGGCTTTATGAAAGAGGGGCTCCAGAGCAAAGCTTTAAAGCTTTATTGGTACAAATCAACTCCATCAAGGATAACATTCGCGATTTGGAAAATAGCTGGCGGGAATTAGCTTCAACTTCCGAAGACTCGGATGGTTATGCACTTTGGCATCATCCAGAAACGACGGTCGGTCAGCTAATTATGGACTATGGGTCTGCTGATTATGTCTATTTAATGACGCCTGATATTGCGTCTCTGAAATTGAGTGTCAATTCTAATATTCCTGTACCTCGTTCTTCTTGGGGAGAAATGTTAGAATTGATTCTGAATTACAATGGCCTTGGCTCTAAAGTTTTGAATCCCTATTTACGTCAGTTGTATGTGACAAAAGATGATCGCTCAAATTTGCAGCTAATTACACGTGACCGCTTCGATTTAGAATTTGTACCAAGTTATGCGCGTGTTTGCTTTGTCTTGTCGCCGCAACCCTCAGAAGTTAGACGAATTTGGTACTTTTTGGATAAGTTTACCAATCCAAACAATACTACTTTACAAATGGTGGGAAGAGACATTTTGATCATTGGTCAAGTTTCTGAGGTTCAGGAGCTCTTAAAGATCTATGATTTCGTTTTAGCGAATCGTGGAGATAAGGAATACAAAGTCTTACCTTTGTCGCGTGTGGAAGCTGAAGAAATGGCCAAAATTATTGGAACGATTTTTGATCAACTGGTTGAAACAACAAAGACGACTCCAAAACCTTCTCCATCTGGAAAAGGCCCTCCTATTAAACAGAACCCCGAGCCTGTCGATCCGAGCGGTGGCTCTAATGGATTGAAAGTCATTCCACTTTCTCACATTGCGCAAGCTGTTTTTCTTGTCGGAACGAGAGAAGAGATTCAAAAAGCGGAATCGATTATTAAAGAGGTTGAAAGCCAAGTTGGTGAATCGAGAAGAAAAACAATTTTTTGGTATACAACGAAGCATTCGGATCCGAATGATTTAGCAGATATTTTGCAAAGAGTTTATGAACTCATGGTGCAAACTGGCACAGGATATGAGGAACGACCACCTACGGAAGTAATTGAATTGCCTCCACAGCCTCCCGTGGTCACGGCCGCACCTTTTGCGACGAACCAGCCATTTTATAATATTCCGACGCCATTAGCTCCAAGACCATTGGTTCCAAGGTTGTATGATTATGGATATTTTCTCGATGATACTTATCTTGTAGAGCCAAATCCTACGCGTAGACGATGGGAAAGAGAGCGGGAAAATAAAGGGAACGATACGCGTAACAATTTCATTGTGGATGTCAAAACAGGCGCCATTGTGATGGTTGTGGAAGTCGATATTTTACCAAAATTAAAAGAATTGCTTAAGAAATTGGACGTGCCTAAAAAGATGGTTCAAATTGAAGTGCTCTTATTTGAAAAGAGATTGAATCGAGATAACCAATTTGGATTAAATCTTCTCCGCACAGGTAATGCAGCGACAAATACGCATACCACATCCGTGCAGTGGAACAATATTTTCCCTGTAGGTGCCAGTGTTGTTCATCCAGAAAATGCAGGGGTTTTCGAATACCTGGTCAGTCGTACTAAAACGGCTAGTGGGATTCCTGCCTATGATTTCGCCTATCGTTTTTTACTTTCGCAAGATGATATTCAGATTAATGCAAGTCCTTCTGTAGTCGCAATTAACCAAACACCTGCAACGATTGAAATCGCTGAGGAAATTTCGGTGAGTACGGGTATTTTTGAAATTCCAACGGAAGGAAATGTCACATTAAAAGATTCTTTTGCGCGTGCACGATACGGGATTAAAATTGAAATTATTCCGACCATTCACGTACGGGAAGATATGAACGATCCAGAAGATCCTGTAGATTACGTGACATTGGAAACGGATATTCTCTTTGAAACAATTAACCCTTCAGTTGATAGTCGTCCCGATGTTACACGCAGGCATATCACAAACCAAGTGCGTATTCCGGATCAGCAGACTGTGATTATTGGGGGATTAAGACGTAAAAATCTTTCAGACTCCAAAGAATCGATTCCTTATTTAGGAGAAATTCCAGGAATTGGGAAATTGTTCAGCATCACTCAATTAACTGATTCTGCGACGGAGATGTTTATCTTTATTACGCCTAAAATCATTACGGAGGCGGCCGAAGATTTTGATCGGATCCGTTGTGAAGAGATGCAGCGGCGACCTGGAGATATTCCAGGGTTTTTATGCCGTCTTCAGAGGGCTGAAGAAGCGGAAAAAAATAGAATCTTTCAAGGCTACCTAACCATGTTGTTTGGAAGACCTCCTGAAAGATGCATTCAAGATTGTATTCCACGTGGTGAGTATGATGGAAGGTAG
- the gspE gene encoding type II secretion system ATPase GspE, which produces MEGSRENLDPQKKLGGKAIPETLKDPNLVLAEQFKLPIFMELSSLRLPREYYKKVPYSFAKRHCVLPIQEEKDAILVAVADPLNLEPLEELRLMLNVDVKPVYSPKDVILAAINECYNQEFGAASQLIANLADQSEDGRGDGEVEVYDLLDDSQMQAPIVKLLNLILTEAIQQGASDIHFEPLEDGLRVRYRIDGILQNRHSPAVEFQAQLLTRIKVMAKLDIAEHRLPQDGRIKLRMGRREIDFRVSTVPIAAGERIVLRILDKGNVILGLDKLGMLPAVLEEFKRLIALPEGIVLVTGPTGSGKTTSLYSAIFEMYSEETNIMTIEDPVEYNLKGIAQIGVRHKIKLDFATGLRHILRQDPDIIMIGEIRDLETAEIAIQASLTGHLVLSTLHTNDAPSSITRLVDMGIEPYLLSSTIVGVCAQRLVRRICPSCKTAYKPTDRELASLGLQRDELTDGNLFVGEGCSACYGTGYRGRHGLYELMSINNAIKKQIVKSADAVEMRDVALNTGMIGLLNHGAELAKKGVTTSAEVLRAARGLED; this is translated from the coding sequence ATGGAAGGTAGTAGAGAAAATCTGGACCCTCAGAAAAAATTGGGGGGAAAAGCAATTCCAGAAACTTTGAAAGATCCTAATTTGGTATTGGCAGAACAATTCAAGCTGCCTATTTTTATGGAGCTTTCAAGTCTTAGACTACCTCGAGAATATTACAAAAAAGTTCCTTATTCATTCGCGAAAAGACATTGTGTCCTGCCTATTCAAGAAGAAAAAGATGCCATTTTAGTGGCAGTTGCTGATCCCTTGAATTTAGAGCCTCTGGAAGAACTGCGTTTGATGTTAAATGTAGACGTTAAGCCGGTTTACAGTCCTAAAGATGTGATTCTTGCTGCCATTAATGAATGTTATAATCAGGAGTTTGGAGCTGCTTCGCAGCTGATCGCAAATCTTGCTGATCAATCGGAAGATGGCCGAGGCGATGGTGAAGTTGAAGTTTACGATTTGCTTGATGATTCTCAGATGCAAGCTCCTATTGTCAAGCTCTTGAATTTGATTCTTACCGAAGCGATTCAACAAGGTGCTTCTGATATCCATTTTGAACCCTTAGAAGATGGCTTACGTGTCCGTTATCGGATCGACGGTATTCTACAGAACCGACATTCCCCAGCAGTTGAGTTTCAAGCGCAGCTTTTAACACGTATCAAGGTGATGGCTAAGCTGGATATTGCAGAACATCGTCTTCCTCAGGATGGACGTATTAAATTGCGGATGGGCAGAAGAGAGATTGATTTTCGGGTGAGTACCGTCCCAATAGCTGCCGGAGAGCGTATTGTCTTGCGTATCCTAGATAAAGGAAATGTAATTTTAGGGTTAGACAAATTGGGCATGCTTCCTGCTGTCCTTGAGGAATTTAAACGTTTAATAGCTTTACCTGAAGGCATCGTATTAGTCACTGGGCCCACAGGGAGTGGAAAAACAACATCGCTATATAGTGCCATTTTTGAAATGTATAGCGAAGAAACAAATATTATGACGATTGAAGACCCTGTTGAATATAATTTAAAAGGGATTGCTCAGATTGGTGTACGTCATAAAATTAAATTAGATTTTGCCACGGGCTTAAGGCATATTCTTCGCCAGGATCCTGATATTATCATGATTGGGGAGATTCGCGATTTGGAAACTGCTGAAATTGCGATTCAAGCTTCTTTAACAGGTCATTTAGTATTAAGTACTTTGCACACCAACGATGCCCCTTCCTCTATCACACGTCTAGTCGACATGGGAATTGAACCTTACCTTCTTTCTTCCACTATTGTGGGGGTTTGTGCTCAGCGCTTAGTCCGCCGCATATGTCCTTCCTGTAAAACGGCTTACAAGCCAACAGATCGAGAGCTTGCCAGCCTCGGTTTACAACGAGATGAATTAACAGATGGCAATTTATTTGTCGGCGAAGGTTGTTCCGCTTGTTATGGAACAGGATATCGTGGACGGCATGGGCTCTATGAACTGATGTCTATCAATAATGCCATCAAAAAGCAAATTGTCAAAAGTGCAGATGCTGTTGAAATGCGAGATGTAGCGCTCAATACAGGGATGATTGGATTGTTAAATCATGGTGCCGAATTAGCTAAAAAAGGGGTGACGACAAGCGCTGAAGTTCTGAGAGCTGCACGCGGGTTGGAGGATTAG
- a CDS encoding type II secretion system F family protein, translating into MPMYQYQAYDFAGKKKNGYIEAHNELEAKSKLREQSLMIAKLSLKEGGGSSKKLKGDDLLAFTFQLSQLLGAGVPLYEALIAIEEQYRNESFHSIILSLCDQIKAGTPLSEAMQNYPDSFNRLYCSMVRAGESVGALDLVLEKLSLLLNKQQKLRKEITTAMIYPAVLACFALLVICLLLGFVVPSIEGIFADKQLNGFTQAVLAVSHFFRDYWWLYLPVVALTIFLIVIKLRTPSGKLWLERQLLTIPGIRNLVIQAAVSRFCRTMATLQNGGVTMIDSLRIARETMRNATLEEEIKRAESKIIEGSSLSAQLMQSKYFPHMVSRMLAVGEDSGSSVIMMNKIADMYEDELEKTLSRVMALAQPVILIVMGTVIGAVMMAVLLPLTDVSSFSM; encoded by the coding sequence ATGCCGATGTATCAGTACCAAGCCTATGATTTCGCAGGAAAAAAAAAGAATGGGTATATTGAAGCTCATAATGAACTAGAAGCTAAAAGCAAGCTACGCGAGCAATCTTTGATGATTGCAAAGCTCTCTCTAAAAGAGGGCGGTGGATCGAGCAAGAAACTAAAAGGAGATGATCTCCTTGCTTTCACATTTCAACTTTCACAGCTGCTTGGAGCAGGTGTTCCACTATATGAAGCTTTGATTGCGATCGAAGAGCAATACAGAAATGAATCTTTTCATTCGATTATTTTAAGTTTATGCGATCAAATTAAAGCCGGAACACCTCTGTCTGAGGCCATGCAAAATTATCCCGATAGTTTTAATCGCTTATATTGCTCGATGGTACGGGCTGGAGAGTCGGTAGGTGCACTTGATCTTGTTCTCGAAAAGCTGAGCCTTCTTTTGAATAAACAGCAAAAATTGCGCAAGGAAATCACAACCGCAATGATTTATCCTGCTGTGCTAGCTTGTTTTGCACTTTTGGTTATCTGTTTGCTTTTGGGTTTTGTTGTGCCTTCAATAGAGGGTATTTTCGCGGATAAGCAATTAAATGGTTTTACCCAGGCTGTTTTAGCGGTCAGCCATTTTTTTCGTGATTACTGGTGGCTCTATCTTCCAGTGGTTGCTTTGACTATTTTTTTAATTGTGATCAAGTTAAGAACACCGTCAGGAAAATTATGGTTGGAAAGGCAGCTATTGACCATTCCTGGAATAAGAAATTTGGTGATCCAGGCTGCCGTATCTCGTTTTTGTCGCACCATGGCAACGCTTCAAAATGGGGGAGTTACCATGATCGACTCTCTTCGCATTGCACGTGAAACAATGCGAAACGCGACGCTTGAAGAAGAAATCAAGCGTGCTGAATCAAAAATAATTGAAGGAAGCTCTTTAAGCGCACAATTAATGCAATCTAAATATTTTCCGCATATGGTATCTCGCATGCTCGCTGTGGGTGAAGATTCAGGGAGTAGTGTCATAATGATGAATAAAATTGCTGATATGTATGAAGATGAGCTCGAGAAAACGTTATCACGTGTGATGGCGCTTGCTCAGCCAGTTATTTTGATTGTTATGGGAACTGTCATAGGGGCTGTCATGATGGCTGTGTTATTACCTTTGACGGATGTAAGTTCATTTTCGATGTAA
- a CDS encoding type II secretion system protein, with amino-acid sequence MNCIVKSKRHVTLIEMMIVMFLIALITGVVAYNYRGALDEGKVFKTKAGIERLETILNLQVSENPALLNDIGNNWQGIVAKSPLVQNPAALIRDGWGEEYKVTVDNGVIHVRSEKLEQYQKSSK; translated from the coding sequence ATGAATTGTATTGTAAAAAGTAAAAGACATGTCACATTAATCGAAATGATGATTGTGATGTTCCTGATTGCGTTAATCACAGGGGTGGTTGCTTATAACTATCGTGGTGCCCTTGATGAAGGCAAAGTCTTTAAAACAAAAGCAGGGATTGAAAGATTAGAAACGATTTTGAATCTCCAGGTTTCTGAAAATCCTGCATTGCTCAATGATATTGGAAATAACTGGCAGGGCATTGTGGCTAAGTCTCCGCTTGTTCAAAATCCAGCGGCCTTAATACGTGATGGTTGGGGGGAAGAGTATAAAGTGACTGTCGACAATGGAGTCATTCACGTGCGTTCTGAAAAGCTAGAGCAGTACCAGAAATCCTCTAAGTAA
- a CDS encoding prepilin-type N-terminal cleavage/methylation domain-containing protein, which produces MHFAKIIKRLSFFTLVEMLIVLAILSIVTVAIGININNALEEQRFRTEVETVVNELRFAQDLMLVLQADVTVKFSQGDDGINFTLETESQATKNWMNEILRVQPKLKTIRGVSFRDELDLPVTEGAISIHFLSKGSVMSRGILRLSNSSDAVNVPSWALVRVINLHGYPHPIVSSAPSASDPIFLPNTETSTKLTITNRTKQEIAQFKQDKEKEAEAEKKKKGQAPKSKGS; this is translated from the coding sequence ATGCATTTTGCCAAAATCATTAAACGATTGTCATTTTTTACTTTAGTAGAAATGCTAATCGTATTGGCCATCCTGAGTATTGTGACGGTAGCCATCGGAATTAACATTAACAACGCCTTGGAAGAGCAACGTTTTCGAACTGAAGTGGAGACGGTGGTAAATGAATTACGCTTTGCCCAAGATTTAATGTTGGTTTTGCAGGCTGACGTCACGGTCAAATTTTCACAGGGGGATGATGGCATAAATTTTACATTAGAAACAGAAAGCCAGGCGACGAAAAATTGGATGAATGAAATCCTGCGTGTTCAACCCAAACTTAAAACGATCCGAGGTGTAAGCTTTAGGGATGAACTTGATCTTCCTGTTACGGAAGGCGCTATCTCCATCCATTTTCTTTCTAAGGGATCAGTCATGAGCCGTGGAATTTTGCGTCTTTCGAATTCCTCAGATGCTGTGAATGTACCTTCCTGGGCATTGGTGCGTGTGATTAATTTACATGGATACCCACATCCTATTGTGAGTTCTGCGCCTTCAGCTAGCGATCCCATTTTTTTGCCGAATACAGAAACCAGTACGAAACTAACAATTACCAATAGAACGAAGCAAGAAATTGCGCAGTTTAAGCAGGATAAAGAAAAAGAAGCGGAAGCAGAGAAGAAAAAAAAGGGGCAAGCTCCAAAATCAAAGGGGTCTTAA
- a CDS encoding type II secretion system protein: protein MFCSSKKRHFLLLEVLIAFALIVLCVFPLISPHSVMLRSQSQFIRKIELDHLVNLLYGHITEQLYFNKIPWQDLENGTVFPVTNELLSAAGFTALLPFEGTYTFNEKKRKPKKDDEKVDEYVLYIFELKFAFHPSGESPSKNDQIYTYQFFLARNLTGISALPKE, encoded by the coding sequence GTGTTTTGTAGCTCAAAAAAACGTCATTTTTTACTTCTAGAAGTTTTGATTGCTTTTGCTCTTATTGTTTTGTGTGTATTTCCTTTGATTTCACCTCATTCAGTCATGTTGAGAAGTCAGTCTCAATTTATTCGGAAAATCGAATTGGATCATCTTGTTAATTTGCTCTATGGCCACATCACTGAGCAACTTTACTTCAATAAAATTCCCTGGCAAGATCTTGAGAATGGGACAGTTTTTCCTGTGACCAATGAGTTACTGAGCGCTGCAGGTTTTACGGCTTTACTCCCTTTTGAGGGAACCTATACATTTAATGAGAAAAAACGCAAACCTAAAAAAGATGATGAAAAAGTCGATGAGTATGTCCTCTATATCTTTGAGCTAAAGTTTGCGTTTCATCCTAGTGGAGAAAGCCCATCTAAGAATGATCAAATTTACACTTATCAGTTCTTTTTAGCTCGAAATCTGACCGGAATTTCGGCTTTGCCCAAGGAGTAG